In the genome of Cronobacter malonaticus LMG 23826, one region contains:
- the lrp gene encoding leucine-responsive transcriptional regulator Lrp: protein MVDSKKRPGKDLDRIDRNILNELQKDGRISNVELSKRVGLSPTPCLERVRRLERQGFIQGYTALLNPHYLDASLLVFVEITLNRGAPDVFEQFNAAVQKLEEIQECHLVSGDFDYLLKTRVPDMSAYRKLLGETLLRLPGVNDTRTYVVMEEVKQSNRLVIKTR, encoded by the coding sequence ATGGTAGATAGCAAAAAGCGCCCTGGCAAAGATCTCGACCGTATCGATCGTAACATTCTTAATGAGCTGCAAAAGGATGGGCGCATTTCTAACGTCGAGCTTTCAAAACGAGTGGGTCTTTCACCGACGCCGTGCCTTGAGCGCGTTCGTCGCCTGGAACGACAGGGTTTCATTCAGGGCTACACGGCTCTGCTGAACCCGCACTATCTGGATGCCTCACTTCTGGTATTTGTTGAGATTACTCTGAATCGTGGCGCGCCGGATGTGTTTGAGCAGTTCAACGCGGCAGTACAAAAACTGGAAGAAATTCAGGAGTGTCATCTGGTTTCGGGCGATTTCGACTACCTGTTGAAAACCCGCGTACCGGATATGTCCGCGTACCGTAAGCTGTTGGGCGAAACCCTGCTGCGTCTGCCGGGCGTGAATGACACCCGTACTTACGTCGTCATGGAAGAAGTGAAGCAGAGTAATCGTCTGGTCATTAAAACCCGCTAA
- the cydD gene encoding heme ABC transporter permease/ATP-binding protein CydD, with product MNKTRQQELTRWLKQQSVISRRWLSLSRLLGVVSGLLIVAQAWLLADLLNDLIIKGIPREALLLPFVLLILVFVLRAWVVWLREKVGFHAGQHIRARIRQQVMNRLQEAGPAWIQGKPAGSWATLILEQIDDMHDFYARYLPQMALAASVPLLIVLAIFPYNWVAALILLGTAPLIPLFMAMVGMGAADANRRNFQALARLSGNFLDRLRGMETLRLFNRGAAETHNIQAASQDFRQRTMEVLRLAFLSSGVLEFFTSLSIALVAVYFGFSYLGELNFGHYGTGVTLFAGFLALILAPEFFQPLRDLGTFYHAKAQAVGAADSLKTFLEAPIQHAEKGTLELPGCEPISLEAQGLTVLSPQGKRLAGPLNFTLPAGKRVAVVGQSGAGKSSLLNLLAGFLPYEGSLRVNGVELRELEPENWRRQLSWVGQNPQLPAGTLKDNVLLTDPEASDAQLQAALDKAWVSEFLPLLAQGVDTPIGDQSSGLSVGQAQRVAVARALLTPCRLLLLDEPSASLDAGSERRVMQALEAASLAQTTLMVTHQIDDIAAWDEVWVMRDGRIVERGDVAALSEADGYFAALLAHRQEEI from the coding sequence ATGAATAAAACCCGTCAACAAGAACTGACCCGCTGGCTTAAACAGCAAAGCGTTATCTCCCGCCGCTGGCTCAGCCTGTCGCGCCTTCTGGGCGTGGTGAGCGGTTTGCTTATCGTCGCGCAGGCGTGGCTGCTGGCCGATCTCCTTAACGATTTGATAATCAAAGGCATCCCGCGTGAGGCGCTGCTGCTGCCGTTTGTATTGTTGATTCTGGTCTTCGTGTTGCGGGCTTGGGTGGTGTGGCTGCGCGAAAAAGTCGGGTTTCACGCCGGGCAACATATCCGCGCCCGTATTCGTCAGCAGGTGATGAACCGCCTGCAGGAGGCCGGGCCGGCCTGGATTCAAGGGAAACCCGCCGGTAGCTGGGCGACGCTTATCCTTGAGCAGATTGACGATATGCACGATTTCTACGCCCGCTACCTGCCGCAAATGGCGCTGGCGGCGAGCGTGCCGCTGCTGATTGTGCTCGCTATTTTCCCTTATAACTGGGTGGCAGCGCTGATCCTGCTTGGCACCGCGCCGCTAATTCCGCTGTTTATGGCGATGGTCGGCATGGGCGCTGCCGACGCTAATCGCCGTAACTTCCAGGCGCTGGCGCGTCTTAGCGGCAACTTCCTTGACCGCCTGCGCGGTATGGAGACCCTGCGTCTTTTCAACCGCGGCGCAGCGGAAACGCACAATATTCAGGCCGCCTCGCAGGATTTTCGCCAGCGAACGATGGAAGTATTGCGCCTCGCGTTCCTCTCCTCCGGCGTGCTGGAGTTTTTCACCTCGCTTTCCATTGCGCTGGTGGCGGTCTATTTCGGCTTCTCTTATCTGGGTGAGCTGAATTTCGGCCATTACGGCACCGGCGTGACGTTGTTCGCCGGTTTCCTGGCGCTGATTCTGGCACCGGAATTTTTCCAGCCGCTACGCGATCTCGGCACCTTTTACCATGCCAAAGCGCAGGCTGTCGGTGCGGCGGATAGCCTGAAAACATTCCTTGAAGCCCCGATTCAGCATGCCGAGAAAGGCACGCTGGAACTTCCTGGCTGCGAGCCGATTTCGCTTGAGGCGCAGGGCCTGACCGTTCTTTCTCCGCAAGGGAAACGTCTCGCCGGACCGCTGAATTTCACGCTGCCTGCGGGCAAACGCGTGGCGGTGGTGGGGCAAAGCGGCGCGGGAAAAAGCTCGCTTTTAAACCTGCTGGCCGGTTTTTTGCCGTATGAAGGCTCGCTGCGCGTTAACGGTGTTGAACTGCGCGAGCTGGAGCCTGAGAACTGGCGGCGTCAGTTAAGCTGGGTGGGGCAAAACCCGCAGCTGCCTGCGGGGACGCTTAAGGATAACGTCTTACTGACCGATCCCGAGGCGAGCGACGCGCAGCTTCAGGCGGCGCTGGATAAAGCCTGGGTGAGCGAATTCTTACCGCTGCTGGCGCAGGGCGTTGACACGCCGATTGGCGATCAGTCCTCCGGCCTCTCTGTAGGCCAGGCGCAGCGCGTGGCGGTTGCCCGCGCGCTGTTAACGCCGTGCCGTTTGTTGCTGCTGGATGAGCCTTCCGCAAGCCTTGATGCCGGTAGCGAGCGCCGCGTAATGCAGGCGCTGGAGGCCGCGTCGCTGGCGCAGACCACATTGATGGTCACGCACCAGATTGATGACATCGCCGCCTGGGATGAAGTCTGGGTGATGCGCGACGGGCGTATCGTGGAGCGCGGCGACGTCGCCGCGCTTAGCGAGGCCGACGGTTATTTCGCGGCGCTGCTGGCGCACCGTCAGGAGGAGATTTAA
- the trxB gene encoding thioredoxin-disulfide reductase, with protein MGTAKHSKLLILGSGPAGYTAAVYAARANLKPVLITGMEKGGQLTTTTEVENWPGDPHDLTGPLLMERMHEHAAKFETEILFDHINKVDLQNRPFRLIGDSGEYTCDALIIATGASARYLGLPSEEAYKGRGVSACATCDGFFYRNQKVAVIGGGNTAVEEALYLANIASEVHLIHRRDTFRAEKILVKRLMDKVESGNIVLHTHRTLEEVTGDQMGVSGLRLRDTVNPENVETLDVAGLFVAIGHSPNTAIFDGQLELENGYIKVQSGIHGNATQTSIPGVFAAGDVMDHIYRQAITSAGTGCMAALDAERYLDGLAEKQS; from the coding sequence ATGGGCACGGCTAAACACAGTAAGCTGTTAATTCTTGGCTCCGGCCCGGCGGGATACACCGCTGCGGTCTATGCCGCGCGCGCCAACCTGAAGCCGGTTCTGATTACCGGAATGGAAAAAGGCGGTCAGTTGACCACCACGACTGAAGTGGAAAACTGGCCGGGCGACCCGCACGATCTGACCGGTCCGCTGTTGATGGAACGCATGCACGAGCATGCCGCGAAGTTTGAAACAGAAATCCTGTTCGACCATATCAACAAGGTCGATCTGCAAAACCGTCCGTTCCGTCTTATCGGCGACAGCGGCGAATACACCTGCGATGCGCTGATCATCGCCACCGGCGCCTCCGCGCGTTATCTGGGTCTGCCGTCTGAAGAAGCCTATAAAGGCCGCGGCGTCTCCGCCTGCGCCACCTGTGACGGGTTCTTCTACCGTAACCAGAAAGTCGCGGTCATCGGCGGCGGTAACACGGCCGTCGAAGAAGCGCTGTATCTGGCGAATATCGCCTCTGAAGTGCACCTGATCCACCGCCGCGACACCTTCCGCGCCGAGAAGATCCTGGTGAAACGCCTGATGGATAAAGTGGAAAGCGGCAACATCGTGCTGCACACCCACCGCACGCTGGAAGAAGTGACCGGCGACCAGATGGGTGTGAGCGGCCTGCGTCTGCGCGACACCGTGAACCCGGAAAACGTCGAGACGCTGGACGTTGCAGGCCTGTTCGTCGCGATTGGCCACAGCCCGAACACCGCGATTTTTGACGGTCAGCTGGAGCTTGAGAACGGCTACATCAAAGTGCAGTCCGGTATTCATGGCAACGCGACCCAGACCAGCATTCCGGGCGTGTTCGCTGCGGGCGACGTCATGGACCACATCTACCGTCAGGCTATTACTTCTGCCGGTACCGGCTGTATGGCCGCGCTGGATGCTGAACGCTATCTTGACGGTCTTGCTGAAAAGCAGAGCTAA
- the ftsK gene encoding DNA translocase FtsK yields MSQEYTEDKEVTLTKLSSGRRLLEALLILVVLFAVWLMAALLSFNPSDPSWSQTAWHEPIHNLGGAPGAWLADTLFFIFGVMAYTIPVIMVGGCWFAWRQRGNDDYIDYFAVALRLIGVLALILTSCGLAAINADDIWYFASGGVIGSLLSTALQPMLNSSGGTIALLCVWAAGLTLFTGWSWVSIAEKIGSVVLTVLTFASNRTRRDDTWQDEDDYEDDEEHDDDEEDEREPQKAKGESRRARILRGALARRQRLADKFSNPVARKTDAALFSGKRMDDADEVQYSVRGTPADADDVLFSGHKVTEPDAFYDENDPLLNGHSIADPAAVAAAATPVAPVWASAQTAMPSEAVSVQAPDVAPEIEWHSAPSAPQSHPGIAPEPDYYAQPPVAQAPLQEEEYWQPAQRSAPVEPAYHQPAQQSHQPQQPHPGAYQQPPHDPYAQPHAAQYAPEPHASAPEPYAPVSEPYNPAPQTPYAAPEPYVPAQEAAPVHEPEPVVPPEEVKPARPPLYHFEEVEAQRAREREQLAAWYQPIPEPEELTRKPEPVRAPEPAPAAPAASASGIAGAAAAGLNVAAQATAAAASAQAVSQASSAAAQTAGLAFTPAASEAPRPQVKEGIGPQLPRPNRVRVPTRRELASYGIKLPSQRMAEERAREEAERRMSQQQQGVSDEEADAMYQDELARQFAASQQQRYGETYQTEMSQEEEEAAEQAELARQFAASQQQRYSASQPSGATPFMPDDIALSPMKALVNDGPSEPLFMPEPVEPEPYRAAQPPQNHYQQPQQPHTPVAPQPAAPAQSYVQPQGYAPQPHAPQGYAQPAATHQPQVQPPQYAAPEAAYQPPAAPVQHQAEPSAAHGQPHQPAAPITPPRDSLIHPLLMRNGEELPKHKPSTPLPSLDLLTSPPAEVEPVDTFALEQMARLVEARLADFRIKADVVNYSPGPVITRFELNLAPGVKAARISNLSRDLARSLSTVAVRVVEVIPGKPYVGLELPNKKRQTVYLREVLDCAKFRENPSPLSVVLGKDIAGDPVVADLAKMPHLLVAGTTGSGKSVGVNAMILSMLYKATPEDVRFIMIDPKMLELSVYEGIPHLLTEVVTDMKDAANALRWSVNEMERRYKLMSALGVRNLAGYNEKIAEAMRMGRPIPDPYWKPGDSMDATHPLLEKLPYIVVLVDEFADLMMTVGKKVEELIARLAQKARAAGIHLVLATQRPSVDVITGLIKANIPTRIAFTVSSKIDSRTILDQGGAESLLGMGDMLYSGPNSSMPVRVHGAFVRDEEVHAVVQDWKARGRPQYVDGITSDSESEGGGGGFDGGEELDPLFDQAVSFVVEKRKASISGVQRQFRIGYNRAARIIEQMEMQGIVSEQGHNGNREVLAPPPFE; encoded by the coding sequence TTGAGCCAGGAATACACCGAAGACAAAGAAGTCACACTCACTAAATTAAGCAGCGGGCGACGACTGCTCGAAGCGCTGCTGATCCTCGTGGTGCTGTTTGCCGTCTGGCTGATGGCCGCCCTGTTAAGCTTTAATCCTTCCGATCCGAGCTGGTCGCAAACGGCCTGGCATGAGCCTATCCATAATCTGGGCGGCGCGCCGGGGGCCTGGCTTGCGGACACGCTGTTCTTTATTTTCGGCGTGATGGCCTACACCATTCCCGTGATTATGGTGGGCGGCTGCTGGTTTGCCTGGCGTCAGCGCGGCAACGACGACTACATCGACTACTTCGCGGTGGCACTGCGCTTAATCGGCGTGCTGGCGCTTATTCTGACTTCCTGCGGGCTGGCGGCGATCAACGCCGACGATATCTGGTATTTCGCGTCCGGCGGTGTGATTGGCAGCTTGCTTAGCACCGCGCTCCAGCCGATGCTTAACAGCAGCGGCGGTACCATCGCGCTGCTCTGCGTCTGGGCGGCAGGGCTGACGCTCTTTACCGGCTGGTCGTGGGTCAGCATTGCAGAGAAAATCGGCAGCGTCGTGCTTACCGTTCTGACGTTTGCCAGCAACCGGACTCGTCGTGACGACACCTGGCAGGATGAAGACGACTACGAGGACGATGAAGAGCACGACGATGATGAAGAAGATGAACGGGAACCGCAGAAGGCCAAAGGGGAATCCCGTCGTGCGCGTATTCTTCGCGGTGCTTTAGCCCGTCGCCAGCGGCTGGCGGACAAATTCAGCAACCCCGTTGCCCGTAAAACCGACGCCGCGCTTTTTTCGGGCAAGCGTATGGATGACGCTGACGAGGTGCAATATAGCGTGCGCGGCACGCCGGCCGATGCCGATGACGTACTGTTCTCCGGCCATAAAGTCACTGAGCCGGATGCGTTTTATGATGAGAACGATCCGCTGCTGAACGGCCATTCTATTGCCGACCCGGCCGCCGTTGCCGCGGCTGCTACACCGGTTGCGCCGGTCTGGGCCTCTGCGCAAACGGCAATGCCGTCTGAAGCGGTAAGCGTTCAGGCACCGGACGTCGCGCCTGAAATAGAATGGCATTCCGCGCCTTCCGCCCCGCAGTCGCACCCGGGTATCGCGCCGGAGCCGGACTACTACGCGCAGCCGCCTGTCGCGCAAGCGCCGCTGCAGGAAGAAGAGTACTGGCAGCCCGCGCAGCGCAGCGCGCCGGTAGAGCCCGCTTATCATCAGCCTGCGCAACAGTCTCATCAGCCGCAGCAACCGCACCCCGGGGCGTATCAGCAACCACCGCACGATCCGTATGCGCAGCCGCACGCTGCACAGTATGCGCCCGAGCCGCATGCATCTGCGCCAGAACCTTATGCGCCGGTCTCTGAACCTTATAATCCTGCACCGCAGACGCCTTACGCTGCGCCAGAGCCGTATGTCCCGGCACAGGAAGCAGCTCCGGTGCACGAGCCGGAACCCGTTGTACCGCCGGAAGAGGTCAAACCCGCGCGTCCGCCGCTGTATCATTTTGAAGAAGTGGAAGCCCAGCGCGCCCGCGAGCGCGAACAGCTGGCCGCCTGGTATCAGCCGATTCCTGAGCCGGAAGAGCTTACCCGTAAGCCTGAGCCAGTCCGGGCGCCAGAGCCTGCGCCTGCCGCGCCTGCTGCTTCGGCTTCCGGTATTGCAGGCGCAGCGGCCGCAGGCCTGAACGTAGCCGCGCAGGCAACCGCCGCGGCGGCTTCTGCTCAGGCTGTATCGCAGGCGTCATCTGCGGCGGCGCAAACCGCGGGCCTCGCCTTTACGCCAGCGGCAAGCGAAGCACCGCGCCCGCAGGTGAAAGAGGGCATTGGCCCGCAACTGCCGCGCCCGAACCGCGTCCGCGTGCCGACGCGTCGTGAGCTTGCTTCCTATGGCATCAAGCTGCCTTCTCAGCGAATGGCGGAAGAGCGCGCCCGTGAGGAAGCGGAGCGTCGTATGTCGCAACAGCAGCAGGGCGTTTCTGACGAAGAAGCGGATGCGATGTATCAGGACGAGCTGGCGCGCCAGTTTGCCGCGTCTCAACAGCAGCGTTACGGTGAGACGTATCAGACTGAGATGAGTCAGGAAGAGGAAGAGGCGGCTGAACAGGCAGAGCTGGCGCGTCAGTTTGCCGCATCTCAGCAGCAGCGCTACTCCGCGTCGCAACCGTCTGGTGCTACACCGTTTATGCCGGATGATATTGCGCTTTCGCCGATGAAAGCGCTGGTCAATGACGGCCCGAGCGAGCCGCTGTTTATGCCAGAGCCTGTCGAGCCTGAGCCGTATCGCGCGGCACAACCGCCGCAGAATCACTATCAGCAGCCGCAACAGCCGCATACGCCTGTTGCCCCGCAGCCCGCCGCGCCTGCGCAAAGCTATGTGCAACCGCAAGGCTATGCGCCGCAGCCGCATGCACCGCAGGGTTATGCACAACCTGCTGCCACGCATCAGCCTCAGGTGCAGCCGCCGCAGTACGCTGCGCCAGAGGCGGCCTACCAGCCGCCTGCAGCACCCGTTCAGCACCAGGCGGAGCCTTCCGCCGCGCATGGACAGCCTCATCAGCCTGCGGCACCGATAACGCCGCCGCGTGACAGCCTGATCCATCCTCTGCTGATGCGTAACGGTGAAGAGTTGCCGAAGCATAAGCCGTCCACGCCGTTGCCGTCGCTGGATCTCCTTACGTCGCCGCCCGCGGAAGTGGAGCCGGTAGATACCTTCGCCCTGGAGCAGATGGCGCGTCTGGTGGAAGCGCGTCTCGCGGATTTCCGTATTAAAGCCGACGTGGTGAACTACTCGCCAGGCCCGGTTATCACCCGCTTCGAGCTGAACCTGGCACCGGGCGTTAAGGCTGCGCGTATCTCTAACCTGTCGCGGGACCTGGCGCGTTCGCTCTCGACCGTCGCGGTGCGCGTCGTGGAAGTCATCCCCGGCAAGCCGTATGTCGGCCTTGAGCTGCCGAACAAAAAACGCCAGACCGTCTACCTGCGTGAAGTCCTCGACTGCGCGAAATTCCGTGAGAACCCGTCGCCGCTTAGCGTGGTGCTGGGTAAAGATATCGCCGGCGATCCGGTCGTGGCGGATCTGGCGAAAATGCCGCACCTGCTGGTAGCCGGTACCACCGGTTCCGGTAAATCGGTGGGCGTGAACGCCATGATCCTGAGCATGCTCTACAAAGCGACGCCGGAAGATGTACGCTTTATCATGATCGACCCGAAAATGCTGGAACTGTCGGTGTATGAAGGCATTCCGCATCTTCTGACCGAAGTGGTTACCGACATGAAAGACGCCGCTAACGCGCTGCGCTGGAGCGTGAATGAGATGGAGCGTCGCTATAAGCTGATGTCGGCGCTCGGCGTGCGTAACCTTGCGGGTTACAACGAGAAGATTGCCGAAGCGATGCGCATGGGCCGCCCGATCCCGGATCCGTACTGGAAACCGGGCGACAGTATGGACGCCACCCATCCGTTGCTGGAAAAACTGCCGTATATCGTGGTACTGGTCGATGAGTTTGCCGATCTGATGATGACGGTCGGTAAAAAAGTCGAAGAGCTGATCGCGCGTCTCGCGCAGAAGGCGCGTGCGGCGGGTATTCACCTGGTACTGGCGACGCAGCGTCCTTCTGTGGATGTCATCACCGGTCTGATTAAAGCCAACATTCCGACGCGTATCGCATTTACCGTGTCCAGCAAAATCGACTCCCGCACCATTCTCGATCAGGGCGGCGCGGAATCGCTGCTGGGGATGGGGGATATGCTCTACTCCGGCCCGAACTCCTCCATGCCGGTTCGCGTTCACGGTGCCTTCGTGCGTGATGAAGAAGTTCATGCCGTCGTGCAGGACTGGAAAGCGCGCGGTCGTCCGCAGTATGTCGACGGCATCACTTCCGACAGCGAAAGCGAGGGCGGCGGCGGTGGCTTCGACGGTGGTGAGGAGCTGGATCCGCTGTTCGATCAGGCCGTTTCGTTCGTGGTGGAAAAACGTAAGGCGTCGATTTCCGGCGTACAGCGTCAGTTCCGCATCGGCTACAACCGCGCGGCACGCATTATCGAACAGATGGAAATGCAGGGTATCGTCAGTGAGCAGGGCCATAACGGCAACCGCGAAGTGCTGGCGCCGCCACCGTTTGAGTAA
- the infA gene encoding translation initiation factor IF-1, producing MAKEDNIEMQGTVLETLPNTMFRVELENGHVVTAHISGKMRKNYIRILTGDKVTVELTPYDLSKGRIVFRSR from the coding sequence ATGGCCAAAGAAGACAATATTGAAATGCAGGGTACCGTTCTTGAAACGTTACCTAACACTATGTTCCGCGTAGAACTGGAAAACGGTCACGTGGTAACTGCCCATATCTCCGGTAAAATGCGCAAAAACTACATCCGCATTCTGACGGGCGACAAAGTGACTGTTGAGCTGACCCCGTACGACCTGAGCAAAGGCCGCATTGTCTTCCGTAGTCGCTAA
- the aat gene encoding leucyl/phenylalanyl-tRNA--protein transferase: MRLVQLSRHSIAFPSPEGALREPNGLLALGGDLSPARLMMAYQQGIFPWFSPGDPILWWSPDPRAVIWPERLHISRSMKRFHRRSPYRVTLNHAFNAVIQGCASDRDDGTWITNDVVIAWQRLHELGHAHSVEVWLDDTLVGGMYGVAQGALFCGESMFSRRENASKTALVVFCDYFVAQGGRLIDCQVLNPHTASLGAVEIPRRDYLQRLAELRPLPLEKRCWVPQTLFTPAG; the protein is encoded by the coding sequence ATGCGTCTGGTGCAGCTTTCTCGTCATTCGATTGCTTTTCCCTCGCCTGAAGGGGCGTTACGTGAACCTAACGGCTTACTGGCATTAGGCGGGGATCTCAGCCCCGCTCGCCTGATGATGGCTTACCAGCAGGGCATTTTCCCGTGGTTTTCACCAGGTGATCCGATTTTATGGTGGTCCCCGGATCCGCGCGCGGTGATCTGGCCTGAGCGACTACACATCAGCCGCAGCATGAAGCGCTTTCACCGCCGCTCGCCCTATCGCGTAACGCTGAATCACGCATTTAACGCCGTGATCCAGGGCTGCGCCAGCGACCGTGACGACGGCACGTGGATAACTAACGATGTGGTGATTGCCTGGCAGCGCCTGCATGAACTTGGGCATGCGCACTCTGTTGAAGTCTGGCTGGACGATACGCTCGTGGGCGGCATGTATGGCGTGGCGCAGGGCGCGCTTTTTTGCGGCGAATCGATGTTCAGCCGCCGTGAGAACGCCTCGAAAACCGCGCTGGTGGTGTTTTGCGACTACTTTGTTGCGCAGGGTGGCCGGCTGATTGATTGTCAGGTGCTTAACCCGCACACTGCGTCGCTGGGCGCGGTCGAGATCCCGCGCCGTGATTATTTACAACGCCTGGCGGAGCTTCGCCCGTTGCCGCTCGAAAAACGCTGCTGGGTGCCGCAAACTCTTTTTACGCCCGCAGGATAG
- the cydC gene encoding heme ABC transporter ATP-binding protein/permease CydC, whose amino-acid sequence MRALLPYLALYKRHKWLLSLGVVLAIVTLLASIGLLTLSGWFLSASAVVGMAGLYSFNYMLPAAGVRGAAIIRTAGRYFERLVSHEGTFRVLEHLRVYTFSRLLPLSPSGLARFRQGELLNRLVADVDTLDHLYLRVISPLIGALAVIAVVTLGLSLLDVTLALTLGGIMLATLLLLPPLFYRAGLPVGEALTMLRASYRQQLTSWLQGQAELSIFGAAGRYREQLDTTEQIWHEAQRRQAGLTALSQAMMTLISGMTVVLVLWMAAGGVGGNSAPGSLIALFVFCALAAFEALAPVGGAFQHLGQVIASARRVSEVIDQPSDITFAEQGNDAPREASLSLRNVSFSYPGQPQPALHDITLDVIPGEHIAILGRTGCGKSTLLQLITRAWDPTSGDVMLDGVSLTRYREDALRATMSVVSQRVHLFSATLRDNLLLAAPQADDAALGAVLARVGLEKLLDDEGLNAWLGEGGRQLSGGELRRLGIARALLHDAPMLLLDEPTEGLDAETERQILALVKEVAAQKTLLMVTHRLQGLTAFDRIIVMDNGQITEQGSHKELLAQQGRYYQFRARSVHYH is encoded by the coding sequence ATGCGCGCGTTACTTCCCTATCTGGCGCTCTACAAACGCCACAAATGGCTGCTGTCGCTCGGCGTCGTGCTGGCTATCGTGACGCTGCTCGCCAGCATCGGCCTGCTGACGCTCTCCGGCTGGTTCCTCTCCGCCTCTGCGGTCGTTGGCATGGCTGGCCTGTACAGCTTTAACTATATGCTGCCAGCGGCTGGCGTGCGCGGTGCCGCGATTATCCGTACCGCCGGGCGTTACTTTGAGCGTCTGGTGAGCCATGAAGGCACGTTCCGCGTGCTGGAGCACTTACGCGTTTATACCTTCAGCCGCCTGCTGCCGCTTTCTCCCTCCGGGCTGGCGCGCTTTCGTCAGGGCGAATTGCTTAACCGCCTTGTGGCGGATGTCGATACGCTGGATCACCTCTATCTGCGCGTGATTTCACCGCTTATCGGCGCGCTTGCGGTTATCGCGGTGGTGACGCTTGGCTTAAGCCTGCTGGATGTCACGCTGGCGCTGACGCTTGGCGGGATCATGCTGGCGACTCTGCTGCTGCTCCCTCCCCTCTTCTATCGCGCCGGTCTTCCGGTCGGCGAAGCGCTGACAATGCTTCGCGCCAGCTATCGTCAGCAACTGACCAGCTGGTTGCAGGGCCAGGCGGAACTGTCGATTTTCGGCGCAGCCGGGCGTTATCGCGAACAGCTTGATACGACCGAACAAATCTGGCATGAGGCGCAGCGCCGCCAGGCCGGGCTGACAGCGCTTTCGCAGGCGATGATGACGCTGATTAGCGGCATGACGGTGGTGCTGGTCCTCTGGATGGCCGCAGGCGGCGTTGGCGGCAACAGCGCGCCGGGTTCGCTCATCGCGCTGTTTGTCTTCTGCGCGCTGGCTGCCTTTGAAGCGCTCGCGCCGGTCGGCGGTGCGTTCCAGCATCTTGGACAGGTTATCGCCTCCGCGCGTCGCGTGAGTGAAGTCATTGACCAGCCTTCGGATATCACTTTTGCTGAGCAGGGCAATGATGCGCCGCGCGAGGCTTCGCTGTCGCTGCGTAACGTGAGCTTCAGTTACCCGGGCCAGCCGCAGCCTGCGCTGCACGATATTACGCTTGACGTAATACCAGGCGAGCATATCGCTATCCTCGGGCGCACCGGCTGTGGTAAATCGACGCTGTTGCAGCTTATCACCCGCGCCTGGGACCCGACTTCCGGCGACGTGATGCTTGATGGCGTCTCTCTCACTCGTTATCGCGAAGACGCGCTGCGCGCCACCATGAGCGTCGTGTCGCAGCGCGTGCATCTCTTCAGCGCCACGCTTCGCGACAACCTCCTCCTCGCCGCGCCGCAGGCCGATGACGCCGCGCTCGGTGCAGTACTCGCCCGCGTGGGGCTTGAAAAACTGCTGGACGATGAAGGGCTTAACGCCTGGCTTGGCGAAGGCGGACGCCAGCTCTCCGGCGGCGAGCTGCGCCGTCTCGGCATCGCCCGCGCGCTGCTGCACGACGCGCCGATGCTTTTACTGGATGAGCCGACGGAAGGACTTGATGCCGAAACCGAGCGTCAGATACTCGCTCTGGTAAAAGAAGTCGCCGCGCAGAAAACGCTGCTGATGGTAACCCATCGTCTGCAAGGGCTGACGGCGTTCGATCGCATCATTGTCATGGACAACGGGCAGATTACTGAGCAAGGTAGTCACAAGGAATTACTGGCGCAGCAGGGACGTTATTATCAGTTTCGCGCGCGTTCAGTACACTATCATTGA